A window of the Cellvibrio sp. pealriver genome harbors these coding sequences:
- a CDS encoding PA3496 family putative envelope integrity protein — protein sequence MSVDVESQDTDLISDVSIETEDEEATPKLTGKEASQHTLEMRRKIEDRLERRRIKDQLGYDDLSDLDF from the coding sequence ATGTCAGTTGATGTAGAGTCACAAGATACTGATCTGATCAGTGATGTTAGCATCGAAACCGAAGATGAAGAGGCTACCCCGAAACTCACGGGTAAAGAAGCCAGCCAGCACACACTGGAAATGCGCCGCAAAATCGAAGATCGTCTGGAGCGTCGTCGCATCAAGGATCAACTGGGATACGATGATCTGTCTGATTTGGACTTTTAA
- a CDS encoding VanZ family protein codes for MKVSFPSWLLGLVVLILAPLFFWGGADFYSAEVIKNLWDFGHIIFFTVLLLLIQSIKPLAGWREWLWVSVGVLVLGGIIEIAQSFVGRNVSWNDVLHNLFGAWLGLFWGQKPTRKIWCLRVASLCCVLPSAWLIIDSAWADVTMRAQFPMINRFESRAEIAQVRVNGATKAFYQDNTGAQHGSQVLAVQLSTQQYAGISLVGPYGNWAGHQFLVMDFYNPDPEPLVLVLKISDYQHDIGSNKFADRFNYPVVLTTGWNEVRIKVDDIQSAPKERDMQLDAITGFAVFAAKLPAPRTFYLDNIRLE; via the coding sequence TTGAAAGTAAGTTTTCCTTCGTGGTTGTTGGGTTTGGTTGTTCTGATATTGGCACCTTTGTTTTTTTGGGGAGGTGCAGATTTCTATTCTGCAGAGGTTATTAAGAACCTGTGGGATTTTGGGCATATCATTTTTTTTACTGTTTTATTGTTACTGATTCAATCTATTAAGCCTCTTGCAGGGTGGCGCGAGTGGCTATGGGTTTCGGTGGGTGTATTGGTTTTGGGGGGGATTATTGAAATCGCCCAATCTTTTGTCGGGCGCAACGTAAGTTGGAACGATGTATTACATAATCTTTTTGGTGCATGGCTGGGTTTGTTTTGGGGGCAAAAACCAACGAGGAAGATATGGTGTTTGCGCGTTGCCAGCCTGTGTTGTGTATTGCCATCGGCATGGCTAATTATCGATTCCGCGTGGGCAGATGTCACAATGCGCGCACAGTTTCCGATGATTAATCGCTTTGAATCGCGCGCAGAAATAGCACAGGTTCGCGTGAATGGCGCGACTAAGGCTTTTTACCAGGATAACACTGGTGCGCAGCATGGTTCACAGGTTTTGGCAGTGCAGTTAAGCACACAACAATATGCGGGCATCAGTTTGGTTGGTCCTTACGGAAATTGGGCGGGTCATCAATTTTTAGTGATGGATTTTTATAATCCAGATCCGGAGCCCTTGGTTTTGGTACTTAAAATTTCCGATTACCAACATGACATCGGCAGTAATAAATTCGCGGATAGGTTCAATTATCCTGTGGTGCTAACGACGGGGTGGAACGAAGTTCGTATCAAGGTGGATGACATTCAAAGTGCGCCAAAGGAGCGCGATATGCAATTGGATGCAATAACAGGTTTTGCCGTATTTGCCGCTAAATTACCCGCACCGCGAACTTTCTATTTGGACAATATCCGTTTGGAGTAA
- a CDS encoding DUF6748 domain-containing protein: MNSITRSLQSRIKIALSWLVFSLALIGVGAHAKSPVTPHPTGTTYIVKPDYRKCAFPMCGGWHLTPVNQYSMQLETEDQAYENSAQLPNSIYVAYINYKRLGLSKKQIAELENAIRTEQVLVRGSLTKSPTSGKIITSTKTLVANGAWISANKNVPVGTYLNITSTGIFCITTPCPSFNAALINSDYNTHFHDFSLEKATLTEEQEAAAWEAISTTGLIVTGTTYETTGFNETGAEPGKGIGIAATQVFFAYPAKK; this comes from the coding sequence ATGAACAGCATAACCCGTTCACTGCAGAGCAGGATCAAAATCGCCCTATCATGGCTTGTGTTTTCACTGGCACTGATAGGCGTAGGCGCTCACGCAAAATCGCCCGTCACCCCTCACCCGACAGGCACGACTTACATTGTAAAACCCGATTATCGCAAATGTGCGTTTCCAATGTGTGGCGGTTGGCATTTAACACCAGTCAACCAATACTCAATGCAACTGGAAACCGAAGACCAGGCGTATGAAAACTCAGCGCAGTTACCCAACAGCATTTATGTGGCCTACATTAATTACAAGCGACTCGGGCTTAGCAAAAAGCAAATTGCCGAACTTGAAAACGCTATTCGCACCGAACAAGTGTTAGTGCGTGGTTCACTGACCAAATCACCCACCAGCGGAAAAATCATCACCAGCACCAAGACATTGGTTGCCAATGGTGCATGGATCAGTGCGAATAAAAATGTACCGGTAGGCACTTATTTAAATATCACCAGCACCGGTATTTTTTGTATCACCACGCCCTGCCCGTCATTTAATGCGGCGTTGATCAACAGTGATTACAACACCCACTTCCATGATTTTTCACTGGAAAAAGCAACCCTGACGGAAGAACAGGAAGCAGCTGCCTGGGAAGCGATTTCAACAACAGGTTTGATCGTCACCGGCACCACCTATGAGACAACGGGTTTCAATGAAACCGGTGCAGAACCCGGCAAAGGAATTGGTATAGCAGCGACACAAGTATTTTTTGCTTATCCAGCAAAAAAATAA
- a CDS encoding alpha-amylase family glycosyl hydrolase, giving the protein MNTKNIIKKTLTLACIGFLASCASDRHQSSNLQAVSAYGTLNPFASEQIYFLLTDRFVDGDPLNNHTDQGGKYKTFNVPLYGPNGMQDNIGYMGGDFQGIIDHAQYIKDMGFTALWTTPIFDNPDEAFSGGQKTEFGSVGTDGGKTGYHGYWGVNFYKVDEHLESPGLSFADFTRTLREKYELKYVLDIVANHGSPSYSMPVSQASMGKIYDEQGKLVADHQNLHPSKLDPNNPLHKFFNNKPGLAQLSDINENNPEVLDYFVNSYFKWIDQGAYALRVDTIKEMPHHFWKKVADRVQERHPGMFMFGESYSYDANFIAEHTRPENGGYSVLDFPGRQAIVNVFEQDNSDYASILSYLHLKDRMYQNPYELVTFYDNHDMARMNASDEGFINANNWLFTSRGIPCIYYGSEANFSTGLKEHEGNRNYFGKERIEAAKNHAIHNNLTKIAHIRKNSIALQRGLQVNLEFKGNTASFYRIYQHEGVNQTALVVLNKSNAAQSVTLDNMLIPGKWRDAANDKYIHITAKQSRVKIDVPGNGVRVLLLDQVINNPDVIQEINASMAAL; this is encoded by the coding sequence ATGAATACAAAAAATATTATTAAAAAAACACTCACCCTCGCATGCATTGGCTTTTTAGCCAGTTGTGCAAGCGACCGGCATCAATCAAGTAATCTTCAGGCTGTCAGCGCATACGGAACCCTTAACCCGTTTGCGAGCGAGCAAATTTACTTTTTATTGACGGATCGCTTTGTTGATGGTGACCCACTCAATAACCATACTGATCAGGGTGGAAAGTACAAAACATTTAATGTTCCGTTATATGGCCCTAATGGAATGCAAGACAATATTGGTTACATGGGGGGCGACTTCCAGGGAATTATCGATCATGCACAATATATTAAAGATATGGGCTTTACCGCTTTATGGACGACTCCCATATTTGATAATCCTGATGAGGCCTTTAGCGGCGGACAAAAAACCGAGTTCGGTTCTGTAGGGACTGATGGAGGAAAAACAGGTTATCACGGTTATTGGGGCGTGAATTTTTATAAGGTTGATGAGCATCTGGAATCCCCCGGGCTTAGCTTTGCGGATTTTACCCGTACCCTGCGCGAAAAATATGAATTGAAGTATGTATTGGATATTGTTGCCAATCATGGATCGCCTTCTTATTCGATGCCGGTGAGCCAGGCGAGTATGGGTAAAATTTATGATGAGCAAGGCAAGCTGGTTGCTGACCATCAAAATTTACACCCGTCTAAACTTGATCCGAATAACCCATTACACAAGTTCTTTAACAATAAGCCGGGATTAGCACAGCTATCGGATATAAATGAAAACAACCCGGAAGTGCTCGATTATTTTGTTAATTCTTATTTTAAATGGATTGACCAGGGGGCATATGCGCTGCGAGTCGATACTATTAAAGAGATGCCCCATCACTTTTGGAAAAAAGTCGCTGATCGTGTGCAGGAACGTCATCCTGGTATGTTTATGTTTGGCGAAAGTTATTCTTATGATGCGAATTTTATTGCTGAACATACACGCCCGGAAAATGGTGGTTACAGTGTGCTTGATTTTCCTGGCCGACAAGCAATCGTCAATGTGTTTGAGCAGGATAATAGTGACTACGCTTCGATACTGTCGTATCTGCATTTGAAAGACCGCATGTATCAAAACCCCTATGAGTTAGTGACCTTTTACGATAACCATGACATGGCGCGGATGAATGCCTCAGATGAAGGTTTTATCAATGCCAATAATTGGTTATTTACCAGCCGTGGTATTCCGTGCATTTATTATGGTTCCGAGGCTAATTTTTCTACTGGCTTGAAAGAGCATGAGGGGAATCGTAACTATTTTGGTAAAGAGCGAATCGAGGCTGCAAAAAATCACGCGATCCATAATAACCTGACCAAAATCGCGCATATTCGAAAAAACAGTATTGCGTTGCAAAGAGGGCTGCAAGTTAATCTGGAGTTTAAAGGAAACACTGCAAGCTTTTACCGTATTTATCAACACGAAGGTGTTAATCAAACCGCTTTGGTTGTGCTGAATAAAAGTAATGCGGCTCAATCGGTAACTCTGGATAACATGCTGATTCCTGGCAAGTGGCGCGACGCCGCTAATGATAAATATATCCACATTACCGCGAAGCAATCACGCGTGAAAATCGATGTGCCTGGCAATGGTGTAAGAGTATTGCTGCTTGATCAGGTAATAAATAATCCTGACGTAATCCAGGAAATTAACGCATCTATGGCAGCACTCTGA
- a CDS encoding deoxyguanosinetriphosphate triphosphohydrolase: MTMNWNQLLCADRLGKRVAKHEEGRSPFHSDHDKIIFSGAFRRLARKTQVHPLATNDHIHNRMTHSLEVACVGRTLGIRVGQALKDKGDLPAHIWPTDIGDIVQATCLAHDIGNPPFGHTGEDAIRNWFQKEGAEFLRDLSPSEQDDIRVFEGNAQGLRVLTTSEYHQYHDGMRLTYATLASSIKYPWTSSPTVLGQRPKNAKYGIFQSEVNYFHEIAQKTGLIERGTDWYCRHPLVYLMEAADDFCYGIIDLEDGLEMGILNWAEIYELLHPVIADSPQLPELERLLKKVNDGRKPALVRGKVIDAFINAGTQAFIKHQDAFLRGEVEGDLISLCDPKVKNAVQAAKDLAKQKIFNHSRRVELEIGAYAVIGTLLNTICSAVYASLGDPAQMTYKDNRVMALIGENNFHPDVSKRGDNYKYLALMAVIDYISGMTDNYATNLAKQFNGMGQSQY; encoded by the coding sequence ATGACCATGAACTGGAACCAATTGTTGTGCGCAGACCGTTTGGGCAAGCGTGTAGCAAAGCATGAAGAAGGGCGTTCGCCGTTTCACTCGGATCACGACAAGATTATTTTTTCTGGTGCGTTTCGTCGGCTTGCGCGTAAAACGCAAGTGCATCCACTAGCCACTAATGATCACATCCACAACCGCATGACCCACAGTTTGGAAGTGGCCTGTGTGGGCCGCACATTAGGGATTCGTGTGGGGCAGGCGTTGAAAGATAAAGGTGATTTGCCTGCGCATATTTGGCCGACCGACATTGGCGATATTGTGCAAGCGACTTGCCTTGCGCATGACATTGGCAACCCGCCGTTTGGCCACACGGGTGAAGATGCGATCCGCAACTGGTTCCAGAAAGAAGGCGCAGAATTTCTGCGTGACTTATCGCCTTCCGAACAAGATGATATTCGTGTGTTTGAAGGTAATGCGCAGGGTTTGCGCGTGTTGACCACATCGGAGTATCACCAATATCACGATGGTATGCGCTTGACCTACGCGACCTTGGCATCGTCGATTAAATATCCCTGGACATCATCGCCAACGGTATTAGGGCAGCGCCCTAAAAATGCCAAGTATGGAATTTTTCAGTCGGAAGTGAATTACTTTCATGAAATTGCGCAAAAAACCGGATTGATTGAGCGCGGCACAGATTGGTATTGCCGACACCCTCTGGTGTATTTAATGGAGGCAGCAGACGATTTTTGTTACGGCATTATCGATCTGGAAGATGGTTTGGAAATGGGCATTCTGAATTGGGCGGAAATTTATGAGCTCTTGCATCCTGTGATTGCTGATTCACCTCAATTGCCTGAGCTTGAACGTTTGCTGAAAAAGGTGAACGACGGACGCAAACCAGCGTTGGTGCGTGGCAAAGTGATTGATGCGTTTATTAATGCAGGAACCCAGGCGTTTATCAAACATCAGGATGCATTTTTACGCGGCGAGGTAGAAGGTGATTTAATTTCCTTGTGCGACCCTAAAGTAAAAAATGCGGTGCAAGCAGCGAAAGATCTGGCAAAGCAAAAAATATTTAATCACTCGCGTCGTGTTGAACTGGAGATAGGTGCATATGCAGTAATTGGTACCTTATTAAATACAATTTGTTCTGCGGTTTATGCATCGCTTGGTGATCCCGCGCAAATGACATACAAAGATAACCGGGTAATGGCGCTGATTGGCGAAAATAATTTCCACCCAGATGTTAGCAAGCGCGGCGATAACTATAAATATTTGGCTCTAATGGCGGTGATTGATTACATCAGTGGCATGACTGATAACTATGCGACTAACCTTGCGAAGCAATTTAATGGTATGGGGCAGTCGCAGTATTAA
- a CDS encoding Fic family protein, whose amino-acid sequence MIKRPPVNLDIPTLWREVWGKLENKDDMLNHMKYVAPVDEKGRYLPFDEFRYRVPESLSLDLVWAYVKESRRSSRQSLGASGSSLEAGGYFSTSISQKARALVDQSTTTAALEWANKKVGEGQNIAYMLEDLIEDEAISSSQLEGAATTTLVAKEMIKRKREPRSMDERMIIGNFKMMHFVWDKRLLPLTIDLIKELHTIGVSGIDDEKYAPGIFRLTDNVVVEDSDGNIVHQPPPAAGLDERLQSLCDWVNTNHDDIESQSYIHSLVKAICIHFAIGYEHPFNDGNGRVARALFYWFMFKKDYGAFRYISISNLLKEAATQYGKSYLYTETDEMDMTYFIDYQCSIIMRAVAAFKSHCQKTVENIESFDTWLFNSGVYGKLSGKQRIVFQVAKNSPNTIFTARYVEEKLHCSYNTAATVLNGLVELNLFDKNKDGKEWIYSLRDKQDIQKNWIS is encoded by the coding sequence ATGATTAAGCGACCGCCTGTTAATCTGGACATTCCTACTCTTTGGAGGGAGGTATGGGGAAAGTTAGAAAATAAAGACGATATGCTCAATCATATGAAATATGTTGCACCTGTCGATGAAAAAGGGCGTTACCTACCATTTGACGAATTTCGATATCGTGTGCCTGAGTCCCTAAGTTTGGATTTGGTGTGGGCGTATGTAAAAGAATCGAGGCGATCATCACGTCAATCTTTGGGTGCAAGTGGCTCCTCTCTGGAAGCAGGGGGTTATTTTTCCACTTCAATATCGCAAAAGGCGAGGGCCTTAGTCGATCAATCTACTACCACCGCCGCATTAGAGTGGGCTAACAAAAAAGTAGGCGAAGGGCAGAATATCGCTTACATGCTAGAGGATTTAATTGAAGACGAGGCGATAAGTAGTAGCCAGCTAGAAGGTGCGGCTACAACAACCTTGGTTGCAAAGGAGATGATCAAGCGTAAGCGTGAGCCGCGCAGCATGGATGAACGCATGATTATCGGCAATTTTAAAATGATGCATTTCGTGTGGGATAAACGATTGCTTCCGCTCACTATTGATTTAATAAAAGAGCTTCATACCATTGGTGTTAGTGGTATAGATGATGAGAAATACGCACCGGGAATTTTTCGCCTGACGGATAATGTGGTTGTCGAGGATAGTGATGGAAATATAGTTCATCAGCCGCCACCAGCCGCGGGGCTTGATGAACGCTTACAGTCCTTGTGTGATTGGGTGAACACTAATCACGATGATATTGAGAGTCAAAGCTATATTCACTCCTTGGTAAAAGCGATTTGCATTCACTTTGCGATAGGATACGAACATCCGTTTAATGACGGTAATGGCAGGGTTGCGCGGGCGTTATTTTACTGGTTTATGTTTAAAAAAGATTATGGTGCCTTTCGCTACATATCGATTAGTAATCTGTTAAAGGAAGCGGCTACCCAATATGGGAAATCCTATTTGTATACCGAAACGGATGAGATGGATATGACCTATTTCATTGATTATCAATGTTCGATAATTATGCGTGCGGTTGCTGCGTTCAAAAGTCACTGCCAAAAAACCGTTGAAAATATTGAGTCATTTGATACATGGTTATTTAACAGCGGTGTTTATGGAAAGCTCAGTGGAAAACAGCGAATTGTTTTTCAAGTTGCCAAAAACAGCCCGAATACCATTTTTACAGCACGATATGTAGAAGAAAAATTACACTGCTCTTATAACACCGCCGCCACTGTTTTAAATGGTTTGGTCGAACTAAATCTTTTTGATAAAAACAAAGACGGCAAAGAGTGGATTTATTCATTGCGCGATAAACAAGACATCCAGAAAAACTGGATTTCTTAA
- the atzF gene encoding allophanate hydrolase: MMQTTGWTITEWLNAYRDQGLVARAALQALRAQLDADDAAWIYIVSATELDDQISALEVLGDAHSLPLYGVPFAVKDNIDVAGLPTTAACPAFTYIPEADATSVARLKAAGAIVLGKTNLDQFATGLVGTRSPYGAVPNAFNADYVSGGSSSGSATTVAKGVVPFSLGTDTAGSGRVPAGFNNIVGLKPTKGRFSTTGVVPACRSLDCVSIFSLTVDDAEKVASVMEGFDAADGYSRTAPVAATYFSATPRFGIPASPNWFGDEQAKAAWESTLQKMRALNVELIEIDFTPMFALAQLLYGGPWVAERHAAIGDFMQNHAQEMNEVVRGIVEKAVDFSATDVFKAEYKRAELARLIQTQIKNVDALLVPTSPRHPTIAEVAADPVGVNSQLGTYTNFVNLADLSALALPAVMRADGLPFGITLIASAWQDAALATFGKKWHAATQLPLGAIDKKQNPFTTSTESPKGYVRLAVVGAHLTGMPLNVQLQERNALFVESTFTAKNYRLFALPNTTPPKPGLIRTESEGAEIIVELWDVPVQHFGSFVALIPAPLGIGTLTLNDGREVKGFICEGAAVNGAKDITHLGGWRAYIKSLQK, translated from the coding sequence ATGATGCAAACAACCGGTTGGACTATTACTGAATGGCTAAACGCCTACCGTGACCAAGGCTTGGTAGCGCGCGCGGCGTTGCAAGCGTTGCGTGCACAGCTTGATGCCGATGATGCAGCCTGGATCTATATTGTTTCTGCCACTGAACTGGATGACCAAATCAGCGCATTGGAAGTTCTGGGCGATGCGCATAGCCTGCCTCTTTACGGTGTTCCCTTTGCAGTAAAAGACAATATCGATGTGGCCGGACTTCCCACCACCGCAGCCTGCCCTGCGTTTACTTATATTCCCGAAGCAGATGCCACCAGTGTTGCACGCTTGAAAGCGGCAGGTGCCATTGTGCTCGGCAAAACCAACCTTGACCAATTTGCCACGGGGCTTGTGGGAACGCGCTCGCCTTACGGCGCTGTGCCTAATGCATTTAATGCGGATTACGTATCCGGCGGCTCAAGCTCCGGTTCTGCCACCACCGTTGCCAAAGGTGTCGTGCCGTTTAGTTTGGGAACCGACACCGCAGGTTCAGGCCGAGTGCCCGCCGGCTTTAACAATATCGTCGGATTAAAACCCACCAAGGGTCGTTTTAGTACTACAGGTGTTGTACCTGCCTGCCGCAGTTTGGATTGCGTTTCTATTTTTTCACTCACTGTCGATGATGCAGAAAAAGTGGCATCCGTGATGGAAGGTTTTGATGCAGCCGATGGTTATTCGCGCACCGCACCTGTAGCCGCCACCTACTTTTCTGCCACACCGCGTTTTGGTATTCCGGCATCACCCAATTGGTTTGGTGATGAACAAGCCAAAGCCGCGTGGGAAAGTACACTGCAAAAAATGCGTGCACTGAATGTGGAATTAATTGAAATAGATTTCACACCCATGTTTGCACTCGCGCAGCTTTTGTACGGCGGCCCTTGGGTTGCCGAACGCCATGCAGCGATTGGCGATTTTATGCAAAACCACGCGCAGGAAATGAATGAAGTTGTGCGCGGTATCGTTGAAAAAGCGGTCGATTTTTCTGCAACCGATGTGTTTAAAGCCGAATACAAGCGCGCTGAACTTGCCCGCCTTATTCAAACCCAAATAAAAAATGTGGATGCGCTATTAGTGCCCACATCACCACGCCATCCGACTATTGCCGAGGTTGCTGCTGACCCCGTTGGTGTCAACAGCCAACTCGGCACCTATACCAATTTTGTCAACCTCGCTGATCTATCCGCACTCGCATTGCCCGCTGTGATGCGTGCCGATGGTTTGCCGTTTGGTATCACCTTGATTGCATCCGCATGGCAAGACGCCGCACTCGCTACGTTTGGAAAAAAATGGCACGCGGCAACGCAATTACCTCTCGGTGCCATCGATAAAAAACAAAATCCGTTTACAACATCAACAGAATCGCCAAAAGGATATGTCCGTTTGGCCGTTGTTGGCGCACACCTCACGGGAATGCCGTTGAATGTGCAATTGCAGGAACGCAATGCGTTGTTTGTTGAAAGCACGTTCACTGCAAAAAATTATCGTTTGTTTGCGTTACCTAATACTACGCCACCCAAGCCGGGGTTGATTCGCACAGAAAGTGAAGGTGCTGAAATTATTGTGGAGTTATGGGATGTACCTGTGCAGCACTTCGGCAGTTTTGTTGCGCTGATTCCTGCTCCGTTAGGCATTGGCACACTCACACTGAACGATGGCCGCGAAGTAAAAGGTTTTATTTGTGAAGGCGCTGCCGTGAATGGTGCGAAAGATATTACGCACTTGGGTGGATGGCGCGCTTACATCAAGTCATTGCAAAAATAA